TCGTAGCTGGCTGGTCCGCCGAGGCTGACGCCGAGCGCACCTGCCCCGGCCGCCATGACCGGGCCGGCGTTGGGACTATCCCAGAGCGGAGCTTGCTGCGCCCAACAGGCAAGCGCCAGCCGCGTCTTGCCGCACAATGCATAGGTCAGCGCGACAAGGCGGGCCGGAATGAAGTTGAGGAAGTCGTCGATCTTCGCCGCAGCCCAGCCGAAGTGCAGGAAGCGCTCGTTCCGATAGCCCCACATTGCGTCCAGCGTATTGGCCAGCCGGTACAGAACCACACCAGGCCCGCCGAAGATGGCAAACCAGAACAGCGCAGCGAACACGGCATCGCTGCCATTTTCCAGAACCGACTCGGTGGTGGCGCGGGCGATACCGGTCTCATCCAGGGCGTTGGTGTTACGGCTGACTATGCGTCCGACCCGTTCCCTTGCGGCGTCCACGTTGCCCGCTCCCAGAGCCCGCACG
The nucleotide sequence above comes from Halopseudomonas xinjiangensis. Encoded proteins:
- the cbiB gene encoding adenosylcobinamide-phosphate synthase CbiB, encoding MMAPLMLAAILLDQVLGEPRRWHPLVGFGWLASAIELRFNRGQPRRNKGLLAWSLAVLPLTFAAWLISNLPGIGWLAEMILLYLAIGLRSLSEHAMPIVRALGAGNVDAARERVGRIVSRNTNALDETGIARATTESVLENGSDAVFAALFWFAIFGGPGVVLYRLANTLDAMWGYRNERFLHFGWAAAKIDDFLNFIPARLVALTYALCGKTRLALACWAQQAPLWDSPNAGPVMAAGAGALGVSLGGPASYEGEIHKRPLLGAGPAPGAVDILHALRLVRRSVTLWVIVIFLIWGLSLA